A single region of the Lactobacillus isalae genome encodes:
- a CDS encoding glycoside hydrolase family 31 protein — protein sequence MSDNNLETYTINQNQIKISFTNSVLNLTVLTSEIVRIFQNRGEHTKSYAIEGNKAKETNFEVTRIHNYLELRTSKLIIKIYDNEKIDVYDEQENPLIIDYRATRVPLDRQIDEIHQKLAESEGHDVATRSEKNSHYYEIVKELADDEQFYGLGDKTGFLNKRHYAYENWNTDNPEPQVESFTRLYKSVPFLIGLKNNHPYGMFFDNTYHSYFDLGKESNHYYYYAADNGNLDYYIIGGSSLKKVVENYTYLTGRAPLPQKWTLGYQQSRWGYSISAKKVEEIVNKMRKYHLPCDAIHLDIDYMDGYRVFTWRTDTYDDPKKFIDKLHELGLHVITIIDPGVKKDEAYRIYQEGLQKGYFVKAPNGQVYVNKVWPGDAVYPDFGRDAVRKWWAENCKFLVSLGVDGIWDDMNEPASFNGEIPENIIFSDEDEKSTHAKMHNVYGHNMAKATYDGLKKATGKRPFVITRAAYAGTQKYSTVWTGDNQSLWVHLQMMIPQLCNLGMSGFSFAGTDIGGFGADTTPELLTRWIEAAIFSPLLRNHAALGTRSQEPWIFGEPTLSTYRKYLHLRYHFIPYLYDLFAQESKNGLPIMRPLVLNYPDDPLVKNINDEYMVGTQILVAPVVEEGKEYRAVYLPQGEWIDFWNNVTYNGNNTILVNAPLDKLPLFIRKNTILPWGEVKEHISSKPDEKMIFRVFGKHGNYTHYQDNGTDFAYENGEYNVYEISIDGDKANITLRKHGYKTYRRIDLRTPNEEINFVYRDQKYVQI from the coding sequence ATGAGTGACAATAATCTTGAAACATATACTATCAATCAAAATCAGATAAAAATAAGTTTTACTAATTCGGTCTTGAATTTAACGGTCTTAACTTCTGAAATAGTTCGTATTTTTCAAAATCGGGGCGAGCATACAAAGTCTTATGCAATTGAAGGAAATAAAGCTAAAGAAACAAATTTTGAAGTTACGAGAATACATAATTATCTTGAATTGAGGACTTCCAAGTTAATAATCAAAATTTATGATAATGAAAAAATTGATGTCTATGACGAACAAGAAAATCCTTTAATTATTGATTATCGAGCTACTAGAGTTCCGCTTGATCGGCAAATAGATGAAATCCATCAAAAATTAGCTGAATCAGAAGGCCACGATGTAGCGACTAGGTCAGAAAAGAATAGTCACTATTATGAAATAGTTAAGGAATTAGCAGATGATGAGCAATTTTATGGCTTAGGGGATAAAACAGGATTCTTGAATAAAAGGCACTATGCATATGAAAACTGGAATACAGATAATCCAGAACCACAAGTGGAAAGTTTTACGCGACTTTATAAATCTGTTCCCTTCTTAATTGGTTTGAAAAACAATCATCCCTATGGAATGTTTTTTGATAATACGTATCACAGTTATTTTGATTTAGGCAAGGAAAGCAATCACTATTACTACTACGCTGCTGATAATGGCAATCTTGATTATTACATTATCGGCGGTAGTAGCTTAAAGAAAGTTGTTGAAAATTATACTTACTTGACTGGCAGAGCACCACTTCCACAAAAATGGACTTTAGGTTATCAACAGTCTCGTTGGGGATATAGTATTAGCGCTAAAAAAGTAGAAGAAATTGTTAATAAAATGCGTAAATATCATCTTCCTTGTGATGCGATTCATTTGGATATTGACTACATGGATGGCTACCGCGTCTTTACCTGGCGAACAGATACCTATGATGATCCTAAGAAATTTATTGATAAATTGCATGAATTAGGTTTGCATGTTATTACGATTATTGATCCAGGCGTGAAAAAAGACGAAGCTTATCGAATTTATCAAGAAGGGCTTCAAAAGGGCTATTTCGTTAAAGCACCTAACGGACAAGTTTATGTTAATAAGGTTTGGCCAGGTGATGCAGTTTATCCTGATTTTGGACGAGATGCAGTTAGAAAATGGTGGGCAGAAAACTGTAAATTCTTAGTTAGTTTAGGTGTTGATGGTATTTGGGATGACATGAATGAACCAGCTTCATTTAATGGTGAAATTCCTGAAAATATTATCTTTAGCGATGAAGATGAAAAATCCACACATGCGAAAATGCATAATGTTTATGGTCATAATATGGCTAAGGCAACGTATGATGGATTAAAGAAAGCAACCGGCAAACGGCCATTTGTGATTACTCGTGCAGCTTATGCTGGAACGCAAAAGTATTCTACTGTTTGGACTGGAGATAATCAGAGCCTATGGGTACATTTGCAGATGATGATTCCACAATTATGCAATTTAGGGATGAGTGGTTTTTCTTTTGCAGGTACTGATATTGGCGGTTTTGGTGCTGATACAACGCCGGAATTATTAACAAGATGGATTGAAGCGGCTATTTTTAGTCCGCTTCTCCGTAATCATGCGGCTTTAGGAACACGCTCGCAAGAACCCTGGATATTCGGTGAGCCAACCTTATCAACATACCGTAAGTATTTACATCTTCGCTATCACTTTATTCCATATCTTTATGATCTCTTTGCTCAAGAAAGTAAGAATGGCTTACCAATTATGCGCCCTTTAGTTTTGAATTATCCAGACGATCCCCTTGTTAAAAATATAAATGATGAATACATGGTTGGCACGCAAATTTTGGTGGCGCCTGTAGTTGAAGAAGGAAAAGAATATAGGGCTGTTTATTTGCCACAAGGCGAATGGATTGATTTTTGGAATAACGTTACATATAACGGCAATAACACCATTTTGGTGAATGCTCCACTTGATAAGTTACCTTTATTTATTAGGAAAAATACAATTTTACCTTGGGGAGAAGTGAAAGAACATATTTCATCTAAGCCAGATGAGAAGATGATTTTTAGAGTGTTTGGTAAACATGGAAACTATACACACTATCAAGATAATGGCACTGATTTTGCTTATGAAAATGGCGAATATAATGTGTATGAGATAAGTATTGATGGGGATAAGGCAAATATTACTTTGAGAAAACATGGCTATAAGACCTACCGAAGAATTGATCTTAGAACTCCAAATGAAGAAATAAATTTTGTTTATAGAGATCAAAAATACGTTCAAATTTAA
- a CDS encoding ABC transporter permease — protein sequence MNKTWLVAKETYRREVKNWSFLLMIFAPFLVLVISFFFGMSSSSAFDTNTKVGIVSQNQNLTQSLKKTEDFDVYKSKAKVEKAYQAGDINGYVVVNNNNKNLTATYYGTEKLDNDVKAELMRNLNVYQQALNLKNAKLSQKQLHSLSQKVKFTEKTSSKKLGASDEKNLKTATFWILIFVLYFLVQTYSTIMAQDIASEKGTKIMEMIFSSMPGGSYFDGKVLGIFMEILTQLLIYALMFSGFYYLAPHIDGVKETFTQIKPAVDQVLGQIISWGLVFVILGLILYIVYAAVCGAIVTKAEDANKAVQPLVYLTLLGLFSSMSLSNNPDGIFAMIMSYVPFLSSFLMPLRLIKGNASSLEATISMIILAVFLLGSIWWIRKIYPSLILQTDDNGMWKNMKRALQGIKE from the coding sequence ATGAATAAGACTTGGCTAGTAGCTAAAGAGACTTATCGCAGAGAAGTGAAGAATTGGTCATTTCTGTTAATGATTTTTGCACCTTTTCTGGTGTTAGTTATTTCATTCTTTTTTGGAATGAGTTCATCTTCTGCTTTTGACACCAATACAAAGGTAGGAATTGTAAGTCAAAATCAAAATTTGACTCAATCTTTAAAGAAAACTGAAGATTTTGATGTATATAAAAGTAAAGCAAAAGTAGAAAAAGCATACCAAGCTGGAGATATTAATGGATACGTAGTTGTCAATAACAATAATAAAAATTTGACCGCAACATATTACGGAACAGAAAAATTAGACAATGATGTTAAAGCTGAGTTGATGCGTAATTTAAATGTTTACCAGCAGGCACTTAATTTAAAGAATGCTAAACTTAGTCAGAAACAACTGCATTCTCTTTCTCAAAAAGTTAAATTTACTGAAAAGACTAGTAGTAAAAAGTTAGGCGCTAGTGATGAAAAAAATTTAAAGACGGCAACTTTTTGGATTCTAATTTTTGTTTTATATTTTCTGGTTCAGACTTATAGCACAATCATGGCGCAAGATATTGCCAGTGAAAAAGGTACAAAAATCATGGAGATGATTTTTTCAAGCATGCCAGGAGGCAGTTATTTTGATGGTAAAGTCTTAGGAATCTTTATGGAAATTCTGACCCAACTATTGATTTATGCCTTGATGTTTTCTGGATTTTACTATTTAGCACCTCATATTGATGGTGTAAAGGAGACGTTTACCCAAATAAAGCCAGCTGTTGACCAAGTATTGGGACAAATAATATCTTGGGGATTAGTATTCGTTATTTTGGGTTTAATCTTATACATAGTCTATGCAGCAGTTTGCGGTGCCATTGTGACTAAAGCAGAAGATGCTAATAAAGCGGTGCAACCCTTGGTTTATTTAACCTTGCTTGGCTTATTCAGTAGTATGAGTTTATCCAATAATCCTGATGGGATTTTTGCGATGATTATGTCTTACGTACCGTTTTTGTCTTCATTCTTGATGCCACTTCGGTTGATTAAAGGAAATGCAAGCAGCTTAGAAGCGACAATCTCGATGATCATCCTTGCCGTTTTCTTACTTGGATCAATCTGGTGGATCAGAAAAATTTATCCAAGCTTGATTTTGCAGACTGACGATAATGGTATGTGGAAAAATATGAAGCGTGCCTTACAAGGAATCAAAGAATAG
- a CDS encoding ABC transporter ATP-binding protein, giving the protein MLQVENLNKSFGTKQVLFDINFKADDGKILGLIGKNGSGKTTLFHSILKFVKYQGKITIDGHPFSSVDYNSVGYLPEERSLMPKLTVLEQVNFLASLKGMKKDDVKRDLQVWMQKLEVKGKITDKIKSLSKGNQQKIQLIATLIHQPNLIILDEPFSGLDPVNVEIIKGIILQEKKRGATILFSDHDMSNVEELCDDVVMINNGHIVLNGAVNDVRNNFGLTRLFIRTNLNLSDVEKLPGVEKAVLQNNGIYKLWLLEDSYGREIFNTLSHGEYLQTFDQEPPTLDEIFKMKAGENNE; this is encoded by the coding sequence ATGTTACAAGTAGAAAATTTAAATAAAAGCTTTGGAACCAAGCAAGTTTTATTTGATATAAATTTCAAAGCAGATGATGGAAAAATACTAGGCTTGATCGGTAAAAATGGCTCAGGTAAAACCACGCTTTTTCATAGTATCTTGAAGTTTGTAAAATATCAGGGAAAGATTACTATTGATGGTCATCCTTTTTCAAGTGTTGATTATAATTCTGTGGGCTATTTACCAGAAGAACGCAGTTTAATGCCTAAATTGACCGTTTTGGAGCAGGTTAACTTTTTAGCCAGTTTAAAAGGGATGAAAAAAGATGACGTAAAGCGTGATTTGCAGGTTTGGATGCAAAAATTAGAGGTTAAGGGAAAGATTACCGATAAGATAAAGAGTTTGTCTAAGGGTAATCAGCAGAAAATTCAGTTAATTGCGACGCTCATTCATCAACCTAATTTAATTATTTTGGACGAGCCTTTTAGTGGATTAGACCCTGTTAATGTTGAAATAATCAAAGGCATAATTTTACAAGAGAAGAAACGAGGAGCAACAATTCTATTCTCTGATCATGATATGTCGAATGTTGAAGAATTATGTGATGATGTAGTAATGATCAATAATGGTCATATTGTTTTGAATGGTGCTGTAAATGATGTTCGCAATAATTTTGGTTTAACTAGACTATTTATTCGAACTAATTTAAATCTAAGTGATGTTGAAAAATTGCCGGGCGTAGAAAAGGCTGTTTTGCAAAATAATGGTATCTACAAGCTTTGGCTACTAGAAGATAGCTATGGGCGCGAAATCTTCAACACTTTATCTCATGGAGAATACTTACAAACTTTTGACCAAGAACCACCAACTTTAGATGAAATTTTTAAAATGAAAGCCGGTGAGAATAATGAATAA
- a CDS encoding aspartate/glutamate racemase family protein, which produces MKHFFSIIGGMGTIATESYVRLINHRVKIAKDQDYLNYILVNDAQIPDRTAYIMDHSKPNFFYDLKDDILSQSKLNPDFFVMPCNTAHYFYDDLVALTDVPFLHMMRIAVHKFVDDFPKEEKIGLIATEGSIYDHLYVDELERVGKKAELGGPEIQPMVNELIYRDIKEKGVVDHDLYHKILKTMHDKYGCNVILLGCTELSLAQEKAPDHPYNVIDPQSIIADVSIELALKIRNGMDPKEATAKYMYK; this is translated from the coding sequence ATGAAACACTTTTTCTCAATTATTGGTGGTATGGGAACGATTGCAACTGAGAGTTACGTTCGTTTGATTAATCACCGAGTTAAAATTGCTAAAGATCAAGACTACCTAAACTATATTTTAGTAAATGATGCTCAAATTCCTGATCGAACTGCTTATATTATGGACCATAGCAAGCCAAACTTTTTCTATGACTTAAAGGATGACATATTAAGTCAATCAAAGCTTAATCCTGATTTTTTTGTTATGCCCTGTAATACAGCACATTATTTTTATGATGATTTAGTAGCTTTGACTGATGTACCATTTCTTCATATGATGCGGATTGCTGTGCACAAGTTTGTGGATGATTTTCCAAAGGAAGAAAAAATTGGCTTAATTGCAACAGAAGGTTCTATTTACGACCATTTATATGTGGATGAATTAGAACGTGTTGGTAAAAAAGCCGAGCTAGGTGGTCCAGAAATTCAACCAATGGTGAATGAGCTTATTTATCGTGATATTAAAGAAAAGGGCGTTGTTGACCATGACTTGTATCACAAGATCTTGAAGACAATGCATGATAAGTATGGTTGTAATGTGATTTTACTTGGCTGCACTGAATTATCCTTGGCTCAAGAAAAGGCGCCAGATCACCCTTATAACGTGATTGATCCACAATCAATCATTGCAGATGTATCAATTGAACTTGCTTTAAAGATTCGTAATGGGATGGATCCTAAAGAAGCAACTGCAAAATATATGTATAAATAA
- a CDS encoding UDP-N-acetylmuramoyl-L-alanyl-D-glutamate--2,6-diaminopimelate ligase produces MSDSSISLNTCILILKEHHLLKSSAVQDAVPTKMDYISYDSRDIKTNTLFFCKGKGFRPTYLSMAKDSGATCYVAEQPYPEGKGMHALVVRDVTKAMALLSAAFYRFPQDDLYVVAFTGTKGKTTSAYFLKGMLDQINGGRTALFSSVDDIVGPKPEDKFKASLTTPESLDLFRDMRTAVDNGMTHLVMEVSSQAYKKNRVFGLTYDLGFFLNITPDHIGPNEHPNFADYLHCKLQLMVNSRKCIINAMSDHFDDIYAAATTTTNPDSIYLFARNDFENPNLKQPIDFRFQSVETDMKETEFKLFCASEKAKKLPIAGDYTLQMIGDFNEMNGTAAIIGAGLAGENYEECAKGIRHVTIPGRMEAMPSKNHGTVIVDYAHNKASMMALMSFMQREFNNPKIIVVVGAPGDKGVSRRPGFSESLTAYADKAFLTTDDPGFEDPMDIAQEIDAGIDHEKVDVTIELDREKAIHDAIAMSGKDDIVLICGKGADPYQKIRGVDTPYPTDIKVAESVINELEKDNEE; encoded by the coding sequence ATGAGCGATTCTAGCATTTCTTTAAACACTTGCATCTTAATTTTGAAGGAACACCACTTGCTTAAATCAAGTGCAGTTCAAGATGCAGTTCCAACTAAAATGGATTATATTTCATATGATTCACGTGATATAAAAACAAATACCTTATTTTTCTGTAAGGGTAAAGGATTTAGACCTACTTACTTATCAATGGCTAAAGATAGTGGGGCTACTTGTTATGTGGCAGAACAACCATATCCAGAAGGTAAAGGAATGCATGCTTTAGTTGTTAGAGATGTAACTAAAGCAATGGCTCTTTTATCAGCTGCATTTTACAGATTTCCACAAGATGACTTATATGTTGTAGCTTTCACTGGGACTAAGGGGAAGACCACTTCTGCATACTTCTTAAAAGGTATGCTTGACCAAATTAATGGTGGTCGTACAGCCTTATTTTCATCTGTAGATGATATTGTCGGACCAAAGCCAGAAGATAAATTTAAGGCTAGTTTAACTACTCCTGAAAGTTTGGACTTGTTCAGAGATATGAGAACGGCTGTTGATAACGGCATGACTCACTTAGTAATGGAAGTTTCAAGTCAAGCTTACAAGAAGAATCGTGTCTTTGGTTTAACTTATGACTTAGGTTTCTTCTTAAACATTACCCCAGACCATATTGGCCCAAACGAACACCCTAACTTTGCAGATTACTTACACTGTAAGTTGCAACTAATGGTTAACTCACGTAAATGTATTATTAATGCTATGTCTGATCATTTCGATGATATTTATGCAGCAGCAACAACAACTACTAATCCAGATAGTATTTACTTGTTTGCTAGAAATGATTTTGAAAACCCTAACTTGAAGCAACCAATTGATTTCCGTTTTCAATCAGTTGAAACAGACATGAAGGAAACAGAATTTAAGTTATTCTGTGCTTCTGAGAAGGCTAAGAAATTACCAATTGCTGGAGACTACACTCTTCAAATGATTGGTGACTTTAATGAAATGAATGGTACAGCTGCAATTATTGGTGCAGGTCTTGCTGGTGAAAATTACGAAGAATGTGCTAAGGGTATTCGTCATGTGACTATTCCTGGACGTATGGAAGCTATGCCATCAAAGAATCATGGTACTGTAATTGTTGACTATGCACACAATAAAGCTTCAATGATGGCTTTAATGAGCTTCATGCAACGTGAATTTAATAATCCAAAGATTATTGTTGTTGTGGGAGCTCCTGGAGATAAGGGTGTGTCTCGTCGACCAGGATTTAGTGAGAGCTTAACTGCGTATGCAGATAAGGCTTTCTTAACTACTGATGATCCTGGTTTTGAAGATCCAATGGATATTGCACAAGAAATTGACGCAGGAATTGACCATGAAAAGGTTGACGTTACGATTGAATTAGATCGTGAAAAAGCTATTCATGATGCAATTGCAATGTCTGGCAAAGATGATATTGTTTTGATTTGCGGTAAGGGAGCAGATCCATACCAAAAGATTCGCGGAGTGGATACACCATATCCAACAGATATTAAAGTAGCTGAAAGCGTAATTAATGAATTAGAAAAAGACAACGAGGAATAG
- a CDS encoding sensor histidine kinase: MKKQKVILTTKEKSELFGEGVITVILLLLLNLSIIILINLAVLNDPRLENGIFFLKKTITFANGMHLWSWQRLFISFMLIGDVLIVYWRLIRRYRQMQLRHVIEELHYIADGHFDHRIPFVVKTDLQKVIDSINALVDSTVASMEEERQIEQSKDDLITNVSHDIRTPLTSIIGYLGLLKSSELNEDQAKYIKIAYDKALQMKALAEDLFEYTTLRSSTNNKLVLAPLHVNSMLEQVAAGFELEAEKKNITFNVVTRPRDLVIDADAKMIVRMLNNLISNALKYGHGATEINLIANKVNNEFVELRVENNGEQIPKKSLQKIFDRFYRVESSRNLKTGGTGLGLAITKSIVDLHGGTIKCQSTAELTSFIIQLPLNSPKAK, encoded by the coding sequence ATGAAAAAGCAGAAAGTAATCCTAACCACAAAAGAAAAAAGTGAATTATTTGGTGAGGGTGTTATAACCGTCATCTTGCTTTTGCTCTTGAACCTTTCAATTATTATCCTGATTAATCTTGCAGTTTTAAATGATCCAAGATTAGAAAATGGAATTTTCTTTTTGAAGAAGACAATTACCTTTGCTAACGGTATGCATCTTTGGTCCTGGCAGCGATTATTTATTAGTTTTATGCTTATTGGGGATGTCTTAATTGTCTACTGGCGTCTAATTAGAAGATATCGTCAAATGCAGTTGCGTCATGTTATTGAGGAGCTACACTATATTGCCGACGGTCATTTTGATCATCGAATTCCGTTTGTAGTAAAGACAGATTTACAGAAGGTAATCGATTCAATCAATGCCTTAGTTGATAGTACAGTAGCTTCAATGGAAGAAGAGCGCCAAATTGAGCAGTCAAAAGATGATCTAATCACTAACGTTTCGCATGATATTAGGACGCCGCTAACTTCAATTATTGGCTATCTTGGTTTATTGAAGAGTAGTGAATTAAACGAAGATCAGGCTAAGTATATAAAGATTGCCTATGACAAAGCTCTTCAAATGAAGGCCCTTGCGGAAGACTTGTTTGAATATACTACCTTGCGTTCTTCAACAAACAATAAACTTGTTTTAGCACCGCTACATGTTAATTCGATGCTTGAACAAGTTGCGGCAGGTTTTGAATTAGAAGCTGAAAAGAAAAATATTACCTTTAACGTAGTTACAAGACCAAGAGATTTAGTCATTGACGCGGACGCCAAGATGATTGTACGTATGTTGAATAATCTGATTTCTAATGCATTAAAGTACGGTCATGGCGCTACCGAGATTAACTTAATTGCAAATAAGGTTAATAATGAATTTGTAGAGCTTCGAGTTGAAAATAATGGGGAACAAATTCCTAAGAAATCTCTACAAAAGATCTTCGACAGATTCTATCGTGTAGAAAGTTCAAGAAATTTAAAAACTGGCGGTACTGGTTTAGGCCTAGCCATTACTAAAAGTATTGTTGACTTACATGGTGGGACAATAAAATGTCAATCAACGGCAGAATTGACTAGTTTTATTATTCAACTACCACTCAATAGCCCCAAAGCAAAATGA
- a CDS encoding response regulator transcription factor, with protein MKILVVDDDKEIVELLSIYLKNEGYEPIAAYSGKEALTKLSTNPEIALMILDIMMPQMSGIEVIKEVRKDSEIPILVVSAKTSDMDKIQGLITGADDYVVKPFNPLEVMARVRSLLRRSQKEVKDDKPDVLEVGPLVINKDSHEVKTLTGKVIQLTALEFGILYMLASHPNRVFSADEIFERVWQQESVVSAKTVMVHVFHLRDKIQKATDGEEVIQTVWGVGYKVEA; from the coding sequence ATGAAGATCTTAGTTGTTGATGATGATAAAGAAATCGTTGAATTATTAAGCATATATTTAAAAAATGAAGGCTATGAACCAATCGCTGCTTATAGCGGTAAAGAGGCCTTAACCAAACTTTCTACTAATCCAGAAATTGCATTGATGATTCTTGATATCATGATGCCGCAAATGTCAGGGATTGAAGTTATCAAAGAAGTTAGAAAAGATTCTGAAATCCCAATCTTAGTTGTTTCTGCTAAAACTAGTGATATGGATAAGATTCAAGGCTTAATTACTGGGGCAGATGACTATGTAGTTAAACCATTTAATCCATTAGAAGTAATGGCTCGTGTAAGATCATTACTCCGTCGCAGTCAAAAAGAAGTTAAAGACGATAAACCTGATGTATTAGAAGTGGGACCTTTGGTAATTAATAAGGACTCACATGAAGTTAAGACTTTAACTGGTAAGGTTATTCAACTAACAGCTTTAGAATTTGGAATACTATACATGCTTGCTAGTCATCCTAACCGCGTCTTTAGTGCTGATGAAATTTTTGAAAGAGTATGGCAACAAGAATCAGTTGTTTCTGCTAAAACAGTTATGGTTCACGTTTTTCACTTGCGGGATAAAATTCAAAAGGCAACTGACGGTGAAGAAGTTATTCAGACAGTTTGGGGAGTAGGCTATAAAGTAGAGGCTTAA
- a CDS encoding ABC transporter ATP-binding protein: MDQAKQQTKGNRLKVLGRLLKVVLTTSPWMLIVSVIAIVLAAGSAVIGSLFIERLIDTYVTPLLHEKVPNYGPLLNAILVMFGIYAIGFISNYLFSMLMGVLAQKVQFRVRNETFTHMESLPIAYFDQNNYGDIMSRYTNDIDTLMQMISQSLPQFLNSALSLIFVIVAMFSLSWQLTLFSFIIFGLSFGIVRFLTVKSSYYFKLQQNKLGQINGYDEEMLNGLKVIKVFSHEPEAEEGFDKFNEELRGASGKANTYATILFPIMGNMGNLLYVLIAFIGGAAAINGWAPLTLGAIASFLQLSRQFSMPIAQISQQLNSIVLALAGAQRIFELEDEPSEVDNGDVIMSPNQEVKNSWYWDVPEKNGDIKKVPIKGHIVFDHVNFSYVPEHQILYDININAKPGMKVALVGETGAGKTTISNMLNRFYEIQSGKITYDGVPISQIRKNDLRHSLSIVLQETHLFTGTIMDNIRFGKPNASDDEVYQAARLAHADEFIHELDDGYETIIDGDGGDLSQGQMQLLSIARAMIADEPVMILDEATSSIDTRTERMVQAGMDNLLAGRTSFVIAHRLSTIVNSDLILVLDHGHIIERGTHEELLKQKGYYYELYTGKKELD; this comes from the coding sequence ATGGATCAAGCAAAACAACAAACCAAAGGAAATCGTCTTAAAGTTTTAGGACGTCTGCTAAAAGTAGTCTTAACTACTAGTCCTTGGATGCTAATTGTTTCAGTAATTGCAATTGTTTTGGCAGCTGGCTCTGCCGTAATTGGATCTTTATTTATTGAAAGATTAATTGATACCTATGTAACGCCCTTACTACATGAAAAGGTTCCTAACTATGGTCCTTTGCTAAATGCAATTTTAGTAATGTTTGGAATTTATGCAATTGGGTTTATTTCAAACTATCTTTTCAGTATGTTAATGGGTGTTTTAGCCCAGAAAGTTCAATTCCGTGTTCGTAACGAAACCTTTACCCACATGGAATCTCTACCAATTGCTTATTTTGATCAAAACAATTATGGGGATATCATGAGTCGTTATACTAATGATATCGATACCTTAATGCAAATGATCTCGCAGTCATTGCCCCAGTTCTTAAATTCAGCATTAAGTTTGATTTTCGTTATTGTGGCGATGTTTAGTTTGAGTTGGCAGCTAACCTTGTTTTCGTTCATTATCTTTGGCTTGTCATTTGGAATTGTTAGATTTTTAACGGTTAAGTCTAGCTACTACTTTAAACTTCAGCAGAATAAGTTAGGACAAATCAATGGCTATGACGAAGAAATGCTTAATGGTTTAAAGGTCATTAAGGTCTTCTCACATGAGCCTGAAGCTGAAGAAGGTTTTGATAAGTTTAACGAAGAATTACGTGGAGCTTCAGGCAAGGCCAATACTTATGCAACGATTCTTTTCCCAATTATGGGTAATATGGGGAATTTGTTGTATGTATTGATTGCTTTTATTGGCGGAGCTGCCGCAATTAATGGTTGGGCACCGTTAACTTTAGGTGCAATTGCGTCTTTCTTACAATTATCGCGTCAATTTAGTATGCCAATTGCTCAGATTTCACAACAATTGAACTCAATTGTTTTAGCTTTAGCTGGTGCACAAAGAATTTTTGAACTGGAAGATGAACCATCTGAAGTTGATAATGGCGATGTTATTATGTCACCTAACCAAGAAGTTAAAAACAGCTGGTATTGGGATGTTCCAGAAAAGAATGGTGACATTAAAAAAGTTCCAATTAAGGGTCATATTGTCTTTGACCATGTTAACTTTTCATATGTTCCTGAACATCAAATTTTGTATGACATTAACATTAATGCAAAACCCGGTATGAAAGTTGCCTTGGTTGGTGAAACTGGTGCTGGTAAGACCACTATTTCAAATATGCTTAATCGCTTCTATGAGATTCAATCTGGAAAGATTACTTATGATGGTGTCCCAATTTCTCAAATTAGAAAAAATGATTTGAGACATTCACTATCAATTGTTTTACAAGAAACGCACCTCTTCACTGGCACAATTATGGACAATATTCGTTTTGGTAAGCCAAATGCTAGTGATGATGAAGTTTACCAAGCTGCTCGCCTAGCTCATGCGGATGAATTTATTCATGAACTTGATGATGGATATGAAACTATAATTGATGGTGACGGCGGAGACTTGTCACAAGGGCAAATGCAATTATTAAGTATCGCTCGAGCAATGATTGCAGATGAACCGGTAATGATCTTAGACGAAGCAACTTCAAGTATTGATACTAGAACTGAACGAATGGTTCAAGCCGGAATGGATAACTTACTTGCTGGTAGAACTAGTTTCGTTATTGCACACCGTTTATCAACCATTGTTAATTCAGACCTTATTTTGGTTCTTGATCACGGTCATATTATTGAACGTGGTACTCATGAAGAACTCTTAAAGCAAAAGGGTTACTATTACGAACTCTATACTGGTAAAAAAGAATTAGATTAA